From Streptomyces sp. CMB-StM0423, a single genomic window includes:
- a CDS encoding glycerophosphodiester phosphodiesterase, which translates to MARDRRRRRPRGRDPDRPVTGAAPAVLAVAHRGDPYVVRENTLGSLRSAVAAGADAVEFDVRLTWDGMPVLLHDRTLQRLWGQEVNLASLTYAEVQERSEGGIPTLREALKVMADSPGVRSFIDLPDPAAAEHVVAEVLESDAAARTYYCGGTAALLTIRAADPDAEIALTCSSPVPYRAGLLRRLRPQWLNYRFGLLDEETVREDHEAGYKVSCWTVDWPRNWRRLTAMGVDAITSNRIAGLRRHLGS; encoded by the coding sequence CTGGCCCGCGACCGCCGCCGGCGGCGCCCCCGGGGCCGCGACCCCGACCGCCCCGTGACGGGGGCCGCGCCCGCCGTGCTGGCGGTCGCCCACCGCGGCGATCCGTACGTCGTACGCGAGAACACCCTCGGCTCGCTGCGCTCCGCGGTGGCCGCGGGCGCGGACGCGGTGGAGTTCGACGTCAGGCTGACGTGGGACGGCATGCCGGTGCTGCTGCACGACCGCACGCTGCAGCGGCTGTGGGGGCAGGAGGTGAACCTGGCCTCGCTGACGTACGCCGAGGTCCAGGAGCGCTCCGAGGGCGGCATCCCGACGCTGCGCGAGGCGCTGAAGGTCATGGCGGACAGCCCGGGCGTCCGCTCGTTCATCGACCTGCCGGACCCGGCGGCGGCCGAGCACGTCGTCGCCGAGGTGCTGGAGTCCGATGCGGCGGCGCGTACGTACTACTGCGGCGGCACCGCGGCCCTGCTCACCATCCGCGCCGCGGACCCCGACGCCGAGATAGCGCTGACGTGCTCCTCGCCCGTCCCGTACCGCGCGGGCCTGCTGCGCCGCCTGCGCCCGCAGTGGCTCAACTACCGCTTCGGCCTCCTCGACGAGGAGACGGTCCGCGAGGACCACGAGGCGGGCTACAAGGTGTCGTGCTGGACGGTCGACTGGCCGCGCAACTGGCGCCGGCTGACGGCCATGGGCGTCGACGCCATCACCAGCAACCGCATCGCGGGACTGCGCCGCCACCTGGGCTCCTGA
- a CDS encoding MFS transporter — protein MSAIAPEAPALRAGPRQWLGLAVLLAPTILLFVTMTVLFLATPDIAADLGPSSGQLLWINDIYGFMMAGLLVAMGTLGDRIGRRRILLFGAVAFGAASAAAAFAPSAEALIGARAVMGLGAAAVMPSTLSLISNMFQDAKQRATAIGLWAASVSVGVAVGPLVGGLLLENFWWGAALLAGAPVMGLVLLAAPFLVPEYRAPQPGRLDLPSVALSVVTILPIVYGVKEMAAHGVNAAAIVALVLGVVLSTVFVRRQLRLTDPLLDMRLFGDRTFSGSLAVFLLSAVALGGVYLLFTQYLQLVEGLTPLEAGLWILPAAVMLVIVSMLSPVIARRVRPGYVVAAGSLLSAAGYVVLTQVDSVGGLPLLITGFYLLYPGIAPVMALATNLVIGSAPPEKAGAASAVNSTASDLGVALGIALLGSVGTAVYRGDMADSVPAGVPDGADAAARDTLPGALSAAESLPAALGDAVLAPAREAFASGLNVAAALAAGLAVAAAVLSATLLRRVPASGAAQQEPEAAPGPPSARDETPVPAEAGR, from the coding sequence ATGTCCGCAATCGCCCCGGAGGCCCCCGCGCTGCGCGCCGGCCCCAGGCAGTGGCTCGGCCTCGCGGTGCTGCTCGCACCGACGATCCTGCTGTTCGTCACGATGACCGTGCTGTTCCTCGCCACCCCCGACATCGCCGCCGACCTCGGACCCAGCAGCGGCCAACTGCTGTGGATCAACGACATCTACGGCTTCATGATGGCCGGCCTGCTCGTCGCCATGGGCACCCTCGGCGACCGCATCGGCCGCCGCCGCATCCTCCTCTTCGGCGCCGTGGCGTTCGGTGCGGCGTCCGCGGCGGCCGCGTTCGCGCCGAGCGCGGAGGCGCTGATCGGGGCGCGCGCCGTGATGGGCCTGGGCGCCGCGGCCGTGATGCCGTCGACGCTGTCGCTGATCAGCAACATGTTCCAGGACGCGAAGCAGCGTGCCACCGCCATCGGCCTGTGGGCGGCGTCCGTGTCCGTCGGCGTGGCCGTCGGCCCGCTGGTCGGCGGGCTGCTGCTGGAGAACTTCTGGTGGGGCGCCGCCCTGCTGGCGGGCGCACCGGTGATGGGCCTCGTGCTGCTCGCGGCGCCGTTCCTGGTGCCCGAGTACCGGGCGCCGCAGCCGGGGCGGCTCGACCTGCCGAGCGTGGCGCTGTCGGTGGTCACCATCCTGCCCATCGTCTACGGGGTGAAGGAGATGGCCGCGCACGGCGTGAACGCCGCCGCGATCGTCGCCCTCGTCCTCGGCGTCGTGCTGTCCACCGTGTTCGTACGGCGGCAACTCCGGCTGACCGACCCCCTGCTGGACATGCGGCTGTTCGGCGACCGCACCTTCAGCGGCTCGCTGGCCGTCTTCCTCCTCAGCGCGGTCGCCCTCGGCGGCGTGTACCTGCTCTTCACGCAGTACCTGCAGCTCGTCGAGGGGCTGACGCCGCTGGAGGCGGGGCTGTGGATCCTCCCGGCGGCGGTGATGCTGGTGATCGTCTCGATGCTGTCGCCGGTGATCGCCCGCAGGGTGCGCCCGGGGTACGTCGTGGCGGCGGGCAGCCTGCTGTCGGCGGCAGGGTACGTGGTGCTCACCCAGGTCGACAGCGTGGGCGGGCTGCCGCTGCTGATCACCGGCTTCTACCTGCTCTACCCGGGCATCGCGCCGGTGATGGCACTGGCCACCAACCTGGTCATCGGCTCGGCCCCGCCGGAGAAGGCGGGCGCCGCGTCCGCGGTCAACAGCACGGCCAGCGACCTCGGCGTGGCCCTCGGCATCGCCCTGCTGGGCAGCGTCGGCACCGCTGTCTACCGCGGCGACATGGCGGACTCGGTCCCCGCCGGCGTCCCCGACGGCGCGGACGCCGCCGCCCGCGACACCCTGCCGGGCGCGCTGAGCGCGGCGGAGAGCCTGCCGGCGGCGCTGGGCGACGCGGTGCTCGCGCCGGCCAGGGAGGCGTTCGCGAGCGGGCTCAACGTGGCGGCGGCGCTCGCCGCGGGCCTGGCGGTCGCGGCGGCGGTCCTGTCGGCGACCCTGCTCCGCCGCGTGCCCGCCTCGGGCGCAGCGCAGCAGGAGCCGGAAGCCGCCCCCGGGCCCCCGTCCGCGCGGGACGAGACCCCGGTACCGGCGGAAGCCGGCCGCTGA
- a CDS encoding NAD(P)H-dependent oxidoreductase, which yields MGTDVTLRLTVLGGLGPGRAAGAEARWLAGLAGRRARLEVDLIDLAAACLPEPCPGVLPGNAPEPPAVRELRPWLDAADGFVVVAPAATRQYPAEQHSAGPLQRALVWCAEAFKARPVALHVRAGEETARALRTLRADLAEAHALTVHETDCPDHALDELIWWARALRTARARTPYPF from the coding sequence ATGGGTACGGACGTCACGCTGCGGCTGACCGTCCTCGGCGGGCTCGGACCCGGCCGGGCGGCGGGTGCCGAGGCCCGGTGGCTCGCCGGGCTCGCGGGCCGGCGAGCCCGGCTGGAGGTCGACCTTATCGATCTCGCGGCGGCCTGTCTGCCGGAGCCGTGCCCCGGCGTACTGCCGGGGAACGCGCCGGAGCCGCCCGCCGTACGGGAGCTGCGCCCGTGGCTGGACGCGGCCGACGGCTTCGTCGTCGTGGCCCCGGCCGCCACCCGGCAGTACCCCGCCGAGCAGCACTCCGCCGGGCCGCTGCAGCGCGCACTGGTGTGGTGCGCCGAGGCGTTCAAGGCGCGGCCGGTGGCGCTGCACGTACGCGCGGGAGAGGAAACCGCACGTGCGCTGCGCACTCTGCGCGCCGACCTCGCCGAGGCGCACGCGCTGACCGTCCACGAGACCGACTGCCCCGACCACGCGCTCGACGAACTCATCTGGTGGGCCCGCGCCTTGCGCACCGCCCGCGCCCGCACGCCGTACCCCTTCTGA